In Calonectris borealis chromosome Z, bCalBor7.hap1.2, whole genome shotgun sequence, a single genomic region encodes these proteins:
- the TAL2 gene encoding T-cell acute lymphocytic leukemia protein 2 produces the protein MTRKIISNTRERWRQQNVNSAFAKLRKLIPTHPPDKKLSKNETLRLAMRYINFLVKVLGEPGLQQTAVAARGSILGFFQQAPRLQSMEELTLIENYGVSSPGMSSNIVECWSETSSP, from the coding sequence ATGACAAGAAAGATCATCAGTAACACCAGGGAGCGATGGAGGCAGCAAAATGTCAACAGCGCCTTTGCCAAGCTGAGGAAACTCATTCCCACGCACCCGCCAGACAAAAAACTGAGCAAGAATGAGACGCTCCGGTTAGCTATGAGATACATCAACTTCCTCGTCAAGGTCCTGGGAGAGCCAGGCCTGCAGCAGACGGCAGTGGCAGCACGGGGCAGCATCCTGGGGTTCTTCCAGCAAGCCCCACGCTTGCAAAGCATGGAGGAGCTGACACTGATTGAAAACTATGGTGTCTCCTCTCCTGGCATGAGCAGCAATATAGTAGAGTGTTGGTCAGAGACATCATCTCCCTAG